A window of the Candidatus Binatia bacterium genome harbors these coding sequences:
- a CDS encoding ABC transporter substrate-binding protein has product MKKYSLGLIGVIFLALPLMVGSQEAKPKRGGKLTFGIERDISTMNPFVRISSTDRYVRGLFYEALIDEDTKGAPVPALAESWNISKDGLTYTFKIRHGVKFHNGAELTAEDVKWCIDYVMEPKNGSEGYSYLREVKGVAMPDRYTIEFTLKEPNAAFLSYLSLRAFPVVPKGSVQAGMDRVDTFAPGTGPFVFKEWKKLSHVSFTRNKDYWQKDVPFLDEVTVKVAEDPTVRFTALRAGDLDMIERTPYAFVKKAESGSVPGIRATPAPYAGFRRIIFNVVEPPFNNVKLRQAVAHAIDRKQFIQGAFWGYGNPTNQRFPEGSPWHFKLPDRERSPTKVKALLKEAGVAPDFEIELLARRGVEDEQQVLQQQLTTAGIKMKINSLEGATYREHQRTGTFQMILYGGDTPSDPSDVYPQEYGCDEKAIQAKKRTANVSGYCNKELDKILLEASKMTDQKKRHELYAAKVARVLYDELPEIPLVYVPRFFTYNDKVKGFTTDGDGRFNGVNFGLSRVWVDR; this is encoded by the coding sequence ATGAAAAAATATTCCCTTGGGTTGATCGGTGTGATTTTTCTGGCGCTGCCGCTTATGGTTGGGTCGCAGGAGGCGAAGCCCAAGCGCGGCGGCAAGCTCACCTTCGGCATCGAGCGGGACATCAGCACGATGAACCCGTTCGTCCGGATCAGCTCCACCGACCGATACGTGCGCGGGCTCTTCTACGAGGCGCTGATCGACGAGGATACCAAAGGCGCGCCGGTCCCCGCCCTGGCCGAGTCGTGGAACATCTCGAAAGACGGCCTCACGTACACTTTTAAAATCAGACACGGGGTCAAGTTTCACAACGGCGCGGAATTGACGGCCGAGGACGTGAAATGGTGCATCGACTACGTCATGGAGCCGAAGAATGGCTCGGAGGGATATTCTTATCTGCGCGAAGTGAAGGGCGTCGCGATGCCGGACCGGTACACGATTGAATTCACGCTCAAGGAGCCGAACGCGGCGTTTCTTTCCTATCTCAGCCTGCGCGCGTTCCCGGTCGTGCCCAAAGGCTCCGTCCAGGCGGGAATGGACAGAGTAGACACTTTCGCTCCCGGCACCGGGCCGTTCGTCTTCAAGGAATGGAAAAAGCTGAGCCACGTTTCGTTTACCCGCAACAAGGACTACTGGCAAAAGGACGTGCCGTTTCTCGACGAGGTCACGGTCAAGGTCGCGGAAGATCCGACGGTGCGCTTCACGGCGCTGCGCGCCGGAGATCTCGACATGATCGAAAGAACCCCTTACGCGTTCGTGAAGAAAGCCGAGAGCGGCTCCGTCCCCGGCATCCGAGCCACACCCGCTCCCTATGCCGGCTTCAGACGCATTATTTTCAACGTCGTCGAGCCGCCGTTTAATAATGTTAAGCTGCGCCAGGCGGTGGCCCACGCGATCGATCGCAAGCAGTTTATCCAGGGGGCGTTTTGGGGTTACGGCAACCCGACGAACCAACGTTTTCCGGAAGGCAGCCCCTGGCACTTCAAGCTCCCGGACCGAGAGCGCAGCCCGACGAAGGTGAAGGCGCTGCTCAAGGAAGCCGGCGTCGCCCCGGACTTCGAAATCGAGCTGCTCGCGCGCCGCGGCGTCGAGGATGAGCAGCAGGTTCTCCAGCAGCAGTTGACGACCGCCGGCATCAAGATGAAAATCAACAGTCTCGAAGGCGCCACCTACCGCGAGCACCAGAGGACCGGAACCTTCCAGATGATTCTTTACGGGGGCGACACGCCTTCGGACCCGTCCGACGTTTACCCCCAGGAGTACGGGTGCGACGAAAAAGCCATCCAAGCGAAGAAGCGCACCGCCAACGTCTCGGGCTATTGCAATAAAGAGCTGGACAAAATTTTGCTCGAGGCTAGTAAAATGACCGACCAAAAGAAGCGCCACGAGCTTTATGCGGCAAAAGTAGCGCGGGTCCTGTACGACGAGCTTCCCGAGATTCCGCTCGTCTACGTGCCGCGGTTCTTTACCTACAACGATAAGGTCAAAGGATTCACGACCGACGGAGACGGTCGCTTCAACGGCGTGAACTTTGGATTATCGAGGGTCTGGGTCGATCGATAG